AATGTCGAGCGTGGCAAGTCGCTTGAGCAGGCGATAGTAGGTGTGGTACGCGATGCGCTTGAACAGTCCTTCCTTGCGCTTCGTGCGGATCGCGTAGACCACGTCGTGGCCCTCGCGGATCTTCTCGATGAACGGGAGCAGCTCCTCGGGTGGATCCTGCAGGTCGGCGTCCATCACGCAGACGATGCTGCCGCCGGCGTGCTGCAGGCCCGCGGTGACCGCGGCCTGGTGACCGAAGTTGCGACTCAGCGAGACGACCTTCACGCGCGGGTCCTTGTCCGCGAGCCGTTCGAGAATCTCCAGCGTGCGGTCGCGGCTTCCGTCGTCGATGATGACGAGTTCCCACGCCTCGCCCCAGCTGGTCGACGCGGCGGACACGCGGCGATACAGCTCCTCGAGACCGTCTTCTTCGTTGTAGGCAGGAACGACGAGCGAGATCATGTCACGACGGACGAGTGGACGGCGGGACCGGATTCGGCGCGAGGCAGGTCGACCGGGCGTCGAGCGATGCACGTGTCGCAGCCTGCGCACGGTGCCAGGGTAGTATGCTCGCGCCCGGTGCCCGACAACAGGACGATGCACGCGTGCGCTCGTTCCAGCGGACCCGTGGACGTGGTGGGCACGCCAGGCGTCCAGGCGCCCGAACCCAGCGGGGCTGGATATGCGCGGGCGAACCCAAACGCACGAACTGGATACAACCCGAGGCGGAATGGTGACGCTGCTCCACGGTGGGCAGCGCAACATTGGACATGGTCGGGCCTCCTCCACCCACTTGCGGATCCAGTCCCGCCGAGCCGAGTCTATGGGCATGCCAGCGCACGATCTCGGGTTCCACACGGTCGACGACGTCCTCGCCATCCCGAGCGACGGTCAGAGGTATGAACTCGTGTACGGCAGGCTGCTGGTGAGTCCCGCGCCCACCTTGCAGCACGAGCGCATTGTCAGGAAACTCGCGATGGCGCTTCACGTTTTCTGTGATCGTCACGGGCTCGGCGAGGCGTTCGGCGTGATCGCCGATCTCACGTGGGGCCGACGCGACGTCCTGGTACAGCCTGACATCTTTGTGATGGGCGCCGCGGATCGGCATGCGCGCGGGTGGGAGGAGGTGCGACACGTCCCTCTCGTCGCGGAGATCCTGAGTCCAGCGACTCGCACGTACGATCGATTCGACAAGCGCCGCGTCTACCAGGATCGCAACGTTGCCCTGTACTGGGTGATCGATCCGCGCAGCCGCACAGCGGAAATCTGGACGCCCGAGGCAGAGGCGCCTGTGGTCGAGCGCGAGCGCCTCGTTTGGGCGCCCGCGGGAGTGGGCGAGGTGTTCTCGATGGAGCTGAACGAGCTCTTCGTGTCGATCGAGAGTCAATTGGGCTTGTAGCGAAACGGGCACCGACCTGCGCCGGTGCCCGCCATTCATCCACAAGCAGCCGACGTTACGGCACGATCTTCGGCTGCTGCTGCTTGATCTTCTCCATGTACTTCTGGAAGAACCACTTGTGGATGTCCATCATGTTGATCTCGCGGCCCTGGATATAGGACTGAATGATGTCGCTCGTCATGTCCAGCGGCGTGCCCGTGGTGATGAGCAGCGTTCCCTCCTTGCCCACCTCCAGCGATCCGACCTTGTCCGCGACGCCCATGAACTCCGCGGCGTTGATCGTCACCGCCTTGAGTGCCTCGTCCTCAGGAAGGCCGAACGCGACCGCCACGCCGGCTTCCCACGGCAGACGATTGCTGTACAGTCCACCCGAGCCACCGGAGATGGCGAACTTCACACCGGCGGCGTGCAGCTTGCCCGGCGTGGCGTACGCATTGTCGTAGCCCTCGTACTGCCGGTCCGGCGCCGCCATGGTGCTCGTGAGGATCACCGGCACGTTTTCGGCCTTTAGACGATCGGCGACGAACAGCGCGTCGCGCCCACCGCGGATCACCAGCTTCACCTGTTCCTGCTTTGCCCACGTGATGGCGTCGTTGATCTGCGCGGCGCCATCGGCGGCCACCACGACGGGGATCGCCTTGTCCAGCGCGGGAATCATCGCCGCATAACGCGTGTCGGTGCGCACTGATTGGCCCGTCTTGATCGCATCGCGGTACGCGCGCGCCTCCGAGAACCAATCCTTGATCTGCTGCACCTGCTCGGCGTAGCTCTTTGGCGGCGGGCCTGCAGGCCGGCCGCCGGGACCACCGCCGCCAAAGCGCGCGCGGCCCGTGGAATTCGGATCGGGCCACCGCACGTTGAGCGCGGCCGCACCCTTCATCGACATCTCTTCCCACGTCCAGCCCTCGAGCGACATCGCGCTCGACAACCCGGAGATCACACCGCCCTCCGGCGTGCTGAACGCCACGAGCACGCCCGCCGACCGCGTCGTGCCGATGTGACGGCTCTCCGCGTTCACGCCGATCTCGGCACGCACGTTGGGGTTGAAGTCACCGGTTTCCCGGATGTCGTTGGAGACGTCCACCGCGCCAATCTCGGTGATGCCCACCGTGCTGTACGCATCCACGAGACCGGGGTAGATGTGCTTGCCGCTCACATCGACCACCTTCGCCCCGCGTGGCGTCGCCACCTCCGGCCCACCGATCGCGGTGATCTTGCCGCGTTCGAGCACGATCGTGCCGTTCTGGATCGTGCCCCTGGTGACGGTGTGCAGGGTTGCGCCCTTGAGCACCACCGGCGTCGACTGCGGGGGCACGGTCATGCGCACCTGTGCGCGCGACGAACCGGGGAGCAGGAGTCCGGCACCCGCCATCGCCAGGCCCAGGGTGGCGCGTCGCGCCGTTCCGATCATGGTTCGCATCGTCTGGATAGCTGAAGGAAGGGTGCAGGTCATTGACGTTCGCGGTTGCCGGGCCGACTCGGACGTGCGCCCGGCGCGACCGTCTGCTCGGCAGGGCTCGCGGCGATCACGGCCTGGATGAGCTGCGCGCGCTGCCGGGCGACGTCGGCGCGAAGCACCTTGTCTTCGTCGAGCGAGAAGTACTTGCGCCCTTCCACCCAGGTCTGCTCGGCCCTGGTGAACTGCGAGAGCGGGTTGCCGCTCCAGATGACGAAGTCGGCGTCTTTCCCGGCCTCGAGCGAGCCCACCCGATTGTCAATGGCGATGGCCTTTGCCGCGCCGAGCGTCACCGTCCCGAGGGCGTCGATGTCCTTCACTCCGGTGCGAAGCAGCTTGCCCGCCTCCCAGTTCATGCGCGTGGAGATCTCGGAGTTGTCGGAGTGGAGTGACGTGACCACTCCGGCTTCGAGGAGCAAACGCGCGTTGTACGTGGTGTTGTCGTAGGCTTCCATCTTGAACGCGCCCCAATCGCTCCACACCACGGCCGCCACGCCGGACTTCTTGAGTTC
The Gemmatimonadaceae bacterium DNA segment above includes these coding regions:
- a CDS encoding Uma2 family endonuclease, with protein sequence MPAHDLGFHTVDDVLAIPSDGQRYELVYGRLLVSPAPTLQHERIVRKLAMALHVFCDRHGLGEAFGVIADLTWGRRDVLVQPDIFVMGAADRHARGWEEVRHVPLVAEILSPATRTYDRFDKRRVYQDRNVALYWVIDPRSRTAEIWTPEAEAPVVERERLVWAPAGVGEVFSMELNELFVSIESQLGL
- a CDS encoding amidohydrolase family protein → MRTMIGTARRATLGLAMAGAGLLLPGSSRAQVRMTVPPQSTPVVLKGATLHTVTRGTIQNGTIVLERGKITAIGGPEVATPRGAKVVDVSGKHIYPGLVDAYSTVGITEIGAVDVSNDIRETGDFNPNVRAEIGVNAESRHIGTTRSAGVLVAFSTPEGGVISGLSSAMSLEGWTWEEMSMKGAAALNVRWPDPNSTGRARFGGGGPGGRPAGPPPKSYAEQVQQIKDWFSEARAYRDAIKTGQSVRTDTRYAAMIPALDKAIPVVVAADGAAQINDAITWAKQEQVKLVIRGGRDALFVADRLKAENVPVILTSTMAAPDRQYEGYDNAYATPGKLHAAGVKFAISGGSGGLYSNRLPWEAGVAVAFGLPEDEALKAVTINAAEFMGVADKVGSLEVGKEGTLLITTGTPLDMTSDIIQSYIQGREINMMDIHKWFFQKYMEKIKQQQPKIVP